ATACACGGTCTGTGCCGATGTGGAAGGAGCCAGCATATTTAGGTCTGAGGGTTGATGGCGGTGTCCTCTTCCATTAGCATATTTTTGGCAgcgcaccgtgtgctgtctgatctgctttgtggacaagaatcggAGTTAAATAATGCGAGACGCACTCGGCCCGTGTCAGAGGTATGGTCGTGAGCGTGGGCTTTTAGATGCGTCAGCGCTGCACCGTCCACCTGCTCGTGGGGCCCTGCACTGCTTCTTCAAACACCTCAGGTGTTATCACAAGGCAACGCCCCCACCTGGCCATCCACTGTAGCACAGCTGAATGCCATCTCATGAGAGCTGTAGTCTCGGCAGTAGTCCTCCTAACCTCTATTTCTCTGCAGGGAGATTGCGGACAATCCTAACATGGCGCTCATGCCAGCCAACGCCTTCCGGGGCCTGTCCAGCGGCTTCCTGACCCTGTGAGTAGTCGCCTCCTCCCCAATCTCCAGGTTCTAGGAGTTTCTGTCTCGTTCatttctcttctttctcctcaGAAAACTCTACAACAATGGATTCACCGAGCTGCAGGCCCATGCCTTCAACGGCACCAACCTGACCGCTGTGTAAGTACTGAGCCACAGGGGCCCCACAACAGCATCACTGCCATTTATGTAATATGTCACGTCTCAGAAAATGTTTTATATAAACTTAAGTCACTAGGacgctgtgaatgcagctctggatgtgactggagtataatacagctcTGTACAGGCGAAGCACTTAGGGTCTCCAGGCGGCCATGTTGAGGTCCAGGGAACTCTTTGCAGCAGATTCTGCCCTCCGTCCTCTGCACATGGACGACAACACCTCTAAAAATTCATAACTTTCAGGAAAAAGGAGCATTTTGACTTTCCCAGCAGAGCTTTGGCTCGCTGACACAATGTAAATCCGTGCAGGCGGGAGTTTCGCTCGGTTCATTACCAGACCTGGCGCAGGATCGGGGAGTCTGCAGAATGTTGCAGCGACTAACCTCTCAGGCGAATGTTCTGTACAgatccagcagggggcagcagtcACGTGTCAGCTCCCCCAGGCTGAAAGctttgaatgcagctttggatgtgtcTACAGTATAAGACAAGAAACTCAATATTATTCAGGGATTTACTGTGATAGTGGCAGTAATACCAGCACACCGGAGCCTTGTCCTCACGTGGGGTGAAGAAATCTCCATGTGTAATTACTGCTCCAATCCATGTGTTTACAGAGGTGCGGTCCGGCTCTCGGGTTCCCTGTGGGCATAGCCATGGTTAGAAGGGAGATTATCGGGATGTTAGTGCGTCTTGTGCCCGGGTGTAAGGTATCGGCGATTTCCTGCCTACAGTTAATACCTGTCCTAACGCCTGCGGCACGTTGAGTGGTACTAAGCAAACATCTGCAGAGCTGCGAGCGAGCAGGGGTGCCCGTCCAGGGTGGGGAGAGCAGACGTGCAGGCGGCACTGGTCGAAGCACATGGGAATGTGGTAGAACTACAAGTCACACAATACAAAATGTGCTCCCCGAATGAGCTGTGGGAATCTTATCGTGTGCTGaaggactacaagtctcagcattcTGAGACTCAGCAGGTCATGTGATGCGCTGCCTGGTGGACGCCAGTGTCCCCTATATCAAGAGGGCAAACCAGGGTGGGTACAGCTGTCCAGGATGTGGAGCCCGTCCTGCCCACCTGAACATAGCAGGCATTAATCCTGCACGCTGTAGCGGTACCAAAGGGCGGTGGACCCGCTGGACATCGCTGAGGCAACGTTTCAGGGCTGGTGGGAAGCTGGGTGACAGGTGGCGCAGGGGCAGCGTCCATCAGTCATCTCCAGGAGTCTGCAGGACACACATTTAAGCCGTTTATGGGTCACTGAACTGACATTTTACGTGCTTGTTAACCCCGTGTGTCTCCGTGCATTCCCAGCCATATTGGAGGGGTTGTTATTATAATCTCGGTTCTGTGCGGTTTTTATTTTCTCAGTCTGAGAACATTACGGATTTCACAGATCTCGGCGAGGGACGGGCGGAGGGGGCTCATTAAATGTAGACAGCCACTTGCCAGGCTGCTGGGGTTTTGTACGTTTCCTTCTTCCCACGCTGAAGCAATTCTCTCCAGCCCCTGTGCCAGGTAACCCCTtccctgctggactctggaggTCAGCTGCGCGGCTGGCAGGATATGGCGGCACTATTTGTAGGTTTCTTTTCAGGGTCTGTATTTTAAGTCTGGGCTCTGTCGGCAGCACAACGTGTTGGAAAACCTCGGCACGTCTCCATGTGTTTCAACAAGTCCTACGACAGCCAGCGGGTAACACCCAGTAACACTCCTCCTGCGGAAGACGGTGCCTAAACCACAAGCAGCCTTCAGCTCCAACATCTCAACGCTTCTCTCTTCTAGGGACCTGCACAACAATGACCGCCTGGGTGGGCTCCACAAGGACGTCTTCATGGGGGTCGTCTCTGGACCCACATCCTTGTAAGTGATCAGCAGTGTGGTCCACCAGCCCGACACACTGGTCAGATGCACACATCCCCCGCCAGAGTGATAGCGCCATAGTCAATCCCAGAATGCACCTGGCTGCAGGTAAAAAGCTGAACCCTGGTTGGATGTAATAGACTACAAGACCACGCCCACTACATGGCTTCATCTAAGGGGCCCTTTTGTGCTGGGGGTCCATCTCCTTTTCCGACATTCCCACATGGTCAGGCGGGGGGTGGGGCTATGACCAACCAGTAGGCGGGGTTAAGGTATGCCACCTTAGGGCTTCCGCTCATCATGGCTCTTTATTCACCCAGGGACATCTCCAGGACGGCTGTCTCCTCGCTGCCCAGCAAAGGCCTGAAGTACCTGAAGCATCTAAAGGCACAGGGCACCTGGTACCTCAAGAAGCTGCCGCCCCTGAACACCTTCGTCCACCTGGCGACAGCGGAGCTGTCCTACCCCAGTCACTGCTGTGCCTTCACCAACTGGACCAAGAAGAAGAGGTTTGTATGCCCAACCACCAAATAGTGCCACCAGCATCCATGCCCACCACATCAACCCATGCATTAGAAGACCTCATACTATGTGCTTGAAGCTTATTGCACTGTGGGCGGGGGGGAGCATATCAGGCCCCCGGCGCtagaaaagtcacacattttttgcaagtcctgttttgctaaaaaaatgtgcaaattttacTGTTTTATATTTGCCACTGTTCTAAACACTTAGCAGCCCCCTTTCTGCAGCTATGTCAACATTCAATTACCATTTcagttactggcacataattgttaatttttgtttttataaattagaaatttccccaaaaaatgtattagaaAGTATGACAGTGGAGGCGTGGccaacagcaaccaatcagatgattGCAGTGCATGATACAAGCTGTCACTGTGTTGTATTACCCCTGAGCCCCTTCTCTGCCCTCTGTTCTGTGCCAGCCCTTGAGCTGTCAAGtctcaggaaggggggggggttactaTGGGTGAGCTGTCAGACTGGTGACTAGGGATTAGATGCGAGACCCAGGCTGGTTGCTAGGGATTAGATGCGAGACCCAGACTGGTTGCTAGGGATTAGATGCGAGACCCAGGCTGGTTGCTAGGGATTAGATGCGAGACCCAGACTGGTTGCTAGGGATTAGATGCGAGACCCAGGCTGGTTGCTAGGGATTAGATGCGAGACCCAGGCTGGTTGCTAGGGATTAGATGCGAGACCCAGGCTGGTTGCTAGGGATTAGATGCGAGACCCAGGCTGGTTGCTAGGGATTAGATGCGAGACCCAGGCTGGTTGCTAGGGATTAGATGCGAGACCCAGGCTGGTTGCTAGGGACAAGCAGTGTAACAACTCATTGGAAAAGCtttgattgttacaatgtatccctgGCAGCTGAAGCGAAGTAAACAGGAATCACCTTTCCTGAGAGCTAGATTTAGGTCAGAACCACACGGATTTGTGATCAAGTCCTGCATCGCTGTAGTGCAAGCACAACGTCCCATAACACAGCTACCCATGCACAACGTCCCATAACACAGCTACCCATGCACAACGTCCCATAACACAGCTACCCATGCACAACGTCCCATAACACAGCTACCCATGCACAACGTCCCATAACACAGGTACCCATGCACAACGTCCCATAACACAGCTACCCATGCACAACGTCCCATAACACAGCTACCCATGCACAACACCTTCAACCTGGCTGTTGTCCGGACCTCTTTGAATCCTTTTCTTCTTCTGCTCATTTGCACCACCGTCCACTGATCACTCGTCTGTCTGGTTTCCTCTGCAGCGACCTGGAGTCTTTCTTCTGCAACCAGTCCTTTCTGCACAGCAGCCACCAAAAGCGCTCGGTCCCGGCTTTTGTAGGGAGCGGCCCATCTTACCAAGACTATGGGGATGGAGATCCAGACCAGAACGAGAACACCAAGTCTACAACCTTCCAAAGCAGCAGCCATTTCTCAGTCTTCTTCGAGGATCAGGGAGATGAAGAGGTTGGATTTGGACACGAGATCAAAAACGCGCAGGAGCAGTACACCCCAGTTTTCGAGAGTTATGACGTGTACGATATTTGTGATGGCAGTGAGAAGCTGGTGTGCACGCCCACGCCGGACGAGTTCAATCCCTGTGAGGACATCATGGGCTACAACTTCCTGAGAATCGTGGTCTGGTTTGTCAATCTCTTGGCCATCTTAGGCAATGCCTTTGTCTTATTCATCCTCATCACCAGTCATTACAAGCTGACCGTGCCACGCTTCCTCATGTGCAACCTGGCATTCGCAGACTTCTGCATGGGCATCTACCTGCTCCTTATTGCCTCAGAAGACCTTCACACCCGCTCCGAGTACTATAACTACGCCATTAACTGGCAGACAGGGGCTGGGTGTAACATGGCCGGATTCTTCACTGTGTTCGCCAGCGAGCTCTCTGTGTACACCCTGACAGTGATAACACTTGAGCGCTGGTACGCCATCACGTTTGCCATGCGCCTGGATCGAAAGATCCGCCTCAGACACGCCACTTTCATCATGCTGGGCGGTTGGGTGTTTTGCTTCTTTTTGGCACTCTTACCATTGGTTGGGATTAGCAGCTACATCAAAGTCAGCATCTGTCTACCAATGGACACGGAGACGGCGCTCGCTCAGGCCTACATCATCTTGGTATTGATGTTCAACATCATAGCATTCGTCATCATCTGCGCCTGCTACATCAAGATCTACATCACCGTCCGAAACCCTTATTACAAGTCCGGAGACAAAGACATGAAGATCGCCAAGCGCATGGCCGTCCTGATCTTCACTGACTTCCTTTGCATGGCGCCCATTTCCTTCTACGCCTTGTCCGCCATAATGAACAAGCCACTTATCACCGTTTCCAACGCCAAGATCCTTCTGGTCTTGTTCTACCCGCTGAACTCTTGTGCCAATCCTTTTCTCTATGCCATATTTACCAAGGCTTTCCGGAGAGATGTCTTCATCCTTCTCAGCAAGTTCGGCATCTGTGAGCATCAGGCGCAGGTTTATCGTGGACAGACAGTTTCCGCTAAAAACAGCAGTGGCTCGTATGGGCAGAGGAGCAGTGGGGGCACTGGGCAGACCCTGGCAAACCTTCCCGATTTCCTTAAAGAAAACCAAGAGGTGGCAGCGAAACAAGACCCGCTACTGGAGGACTGCGGCATGATGGTGTTTTAGCTTCTCCAGTGTGATTACCACTGCCAGGAAGTGACCACCATCAGTCACCTCCTGGCAAGTGGACCCTGGGCTGTCACAGACCTGAATAAATCCCCGAGCTTTCCCTGACCCACAGCAAGGTAGCAATGCTGTttagggaaagctgggtgacaactgaaGCTTCTGCAGAAGTGGTCACCAAGCTTTCCCTGAACAGCACATCTTCCTCAATATCCAGTAAAATAGCTTGTATACTAGGAGAAAGATGACTGAAAACACTTGTGGCTGTTGTACTGgccatactggttgtcacccagctttcccagaaatgaCAGCGCAGGGATTTAAATTTTTGGAGGATAATTCATTTTGTTAAATAAAATGTTCGGATTTTGTAGATTTAGGGCAGAGACATCTTTATAACTGTAGTCGAATCCCGGGTGATGGCGAGGTTGTGCGACTTCCGTATAATGGGAGGGGTCTGGCGATCAGATGCGTTCTGCACACACAGGGCATTATGGTGGCGGACAGCGAGCCCTTCTGTAAATATCCAGTGTAACCGCACAGAAAACGACTAAAAATAAACTTGCTCTATTTGATTTCTGCTTTTTCCCTTTAAACGTCCGTGTTCGTCGCAGGCTCAGGGGAGACAGGCGGCGCAGATAGAATTTCAGTCACACAAACAGGTTCTCTTTTCCTTTGGAAAGTGGGATATTAGATATTTTTGCTCTGCACATCTTGAAGACGTCTCCAAGCAGCGCGAGACAGCGGAAGCCTCCACTCGCAGGAATAGGGTGTCGCCTGCAGACGGTTCCTGGAAATTGAGGAGCACAAAGGAATGGGAAAAAATCTTCAATAAACCAAATTTCACCAGATTCTAAATCAACATCTCGGGTTtgacaagaaaaaatatataaagacttGAAAACACTGAGAATCCTGCGAGCCGCTCGACCTCTCGCTGACACTCTGATCCATAGGCGACTGCAGTCTGTGGCGGAAATTGAGAACTTAATCCTTGATGTGTGCAATGACGAGCAGATGTCACGTGAGCGATCACAGCGATGGTATGGCCACGGTTTGCCCACTGCTATCGTTATAGCCACAGGTCAGTCTGACAACATTCCAGTCATCAAATCGCAATTACATATCGAATTCCACAATGTGTTACTTATTCTGTATGGATCCTCCGCTtcatcatgtcttatactccactCACCACCACAGCTGCAGTCACAAGGCTTCTGGATATCTGCTCATGGCTGCACCCTGCTGGTGACATGATGTAAAGCTGGCCTCGGATGGATATAATGTGGCCACAATACCAGAACTTCCCAAACCAAATTCCCTAAACTGGGAGGTCGCAGTCACCTTACAGCAAACTGGAGCCAATTACAAGATAAGTGACATATCCGTAACGTTGCTCAGGGTTATTACCTGTGAAACGCGATTAATTAGGAGCAGAAATCCAAACCAGAATCCGATTTATAATGAACAATTAAAGTGATATGAGATATGGACAGAGTGGTCTGCTGATAGGAGACGTGTCCAGTCCAGGGGCTTCTCGATATGATGGATGCGGAAAAGGGGAATCCAGCGCCAAATGACTGTGAATATACATTTCTGAtactgagttatatcctgtattatactccagagctgcactcactattctgctggtgcagtcactgtgtacatacattacttatcctgtactgatcctgagttacatcctgtattatactccagagctgcactcactattctgctggtgcagtcactgtgtacatacactacttatcctgagttacatcctgtattatactccagagctgcactcactattcttctggtacagtcattgtgtacatacattactgatcctgagttacatcctgcattatgctccagagctgcactcactattctgctggtgcagtcactgtgtacatacattacttatcctgtactgatcctgagttacatcctgtattatactccagagctgcactcactattctgctggtgcagtcactgtgtacatacattacttatcctgtactgatcctgagttacatcctgtattatactccagagctgcactcactattctgctggtgcagtcactgtgtacatacattacttatcctgtactgatcctgagttacatcctgtattatactccagagctgcactcactattctgctggtacagtcactgtgtacatacattacttatcctgtactgatc
This region of Bufo gargarizans isolate SCDJY-AF-19 chromosome 11, ASM1485885v1, whole genome shotgun sequence genomic DNA includes:
- the TSHR gene encoding thyrotropin receptor, producing the protein MLLHLPLFLLSLILLEDVSATSCPDKCRCEKEPSYSVTCRNRSTMPELPHNSEILRLLETRIPLIARGAFTATPNISRIFITLDTELRKVESGAFQRLGKITEIEIRSLMNLNCIEAGAFQELPLLNYLGILNTGLSIFPDLGHIHSLVGSIFVEIADNPNMALMPANAFRGLSSGFLTLKLYNNGFTELQAHAFNGTNLTAVDLHNNDRLGGLHKDVFMGVVSGPTSLDISRTAVSSLPSKGLKYLKHLKAQGTWYLKKLPPLNTFVHLATAELSYPSHCCAFTNWTKKKSDLESFFCNQSFLHSSHQKRSVPAFVGSGPSYQDYGDGDPDQNENTKSTTFQSSSHFSVFFEDQGDEEVGFGHEIKNAQEQYTPVFESYDVYDICDGSEKLVCTPTPDEFNPCEDIMGYNFLRIVVWFVNLLAILGNAFVLFILITSHYKLTVPRFLMCNLAFADFCMGIYLLLIASEDLHTRSEYYNYAINWQTGAGCNMAGFFTVFASELSVYTLTVITLERWYAITFAMRLDRKIRLRHATFIMLGGWVFCFFLALLPLVGISSYIKVSICLPMDTETALAQAYIILVLMFNIIAFVIICACYIKIYITVRNPYYKSGDKDMKIAKRMAVLIFTDFLCMAPISFYALSAIMNKPLITVSNAKILLVLFYPLNSCANPFLYAIFTKAFRRDVFILLSKFGICEHQAQVYRGQTVSAKNSSGSYGQRSSGGTGQTLANLPDFLKENQEVAAKQDPLLEDCGMMVF